In Microbacterium cremeum, a genomic segment contains:
- the cysS gene encoding cysteine--tRNA ligase translates to MTVQLYDTKAQALRDFVPLNPEDVTIYVCGPTVQSGPHIGHLRGALSFDILRRWLAHRFGRVTFVRNVTDIDDKVLANATDGEPWWALAYRMELEFTRAYTAIGILPPTYEPRATASIPQMQDLIQRLIDAGHAYAAAGDVYFDVRSWADYGSLTRQSLDAMEPAADADPRGKRDPRDFALWKGTKPEEPASAAWDSPWGRGRPGWHIECSAMSRRYLGAEFDIHGGGLDLRFPHHENELAQSTAAGDGFARYWVHNGLVTVGAQKMSKSLFNFVLAEDALRDRDPLVVRYALAAAHYRSSLDITESTFDEAEAAVGRIRGFLERALRLLRDATRDTRVDAAVPDRFAAALDDDLGVPQALAVLHETVRDGNTALDAGDREAALRAFADVAVMTGILGIDPLDPHWRATDASDQARALDTLVKTMIAQRADARAAKDWASADRIRDAIAAAGIVLEDGPQGTHWTLGSQ, encoded by the coding sequence GTGACGGTACAGCTCTATGACACCAAGGCGCAGGCCCTGCGCGACTTCGTGCCGCTGAACCCGGAGGACGTCACGATCTACGTCTGCGGACCCACGGTGCAGTCGGGTCCGCACATCGGGCACCTGCGCGGGGCGCTGAGCTTCGACATCCTCCGCCGCTGGCTCGCCCACCGCTTCGGGCGCGTGACGTTCGTGCGCAACGTCACCGACATCGACGACAAGGTGCTCGCGAACGCCACCGACGGCGAGCCGTGGTGGGCGCTCGCCTACCGCATGGAGCTCGAGTTCACGCGCGCCTACACCGCGATCGGCATCCTGCCGCCGACGTACGAGCCCCGCGCGACCGCGTCCATCCCGCAGATGCAGGACCTCATCCAGCGGCTCATCGACGCGGGGCACGCGTACGCCGCGGCCGGTGACGTCTACTTCGACGTGCGGTCGTGGGCGGACTACGGCTCGCTGACGCGCCAGAGCCTCGACGCGATGGAGCCCGCTGCCGACGCCGACCCGCGCGGCAAGCGGGACCCGCGCGACTTCGCGCTGTGGAAGGGCACGAAGCCCGAGGAACCCGCGTCGGCGGCGTGGGACTCGCCGTGGGGCCGGGGGCGCCCGGGCTGGCACATCGAGTGCTCGGCGATGTCGCGCCGCTACCTCGGCGCCGAGTTCGACATCCACGGCGGCGGCCTCGATCTGCGCTTCCCGCACCACGAGAACGAGCTCGCGCAGTCCACGGCCGCGGGCGACGGCTTCGCACGGTACTGGGTACACAACGGCCTGGTGACCGTCGGTGCCCAGAAGATGTCGAAGTCGCTGTTCAACTTCGTCCTCGCCGAAGACGCACTGCGCGACCGCGACCCGCTCGTCGTGCGGTACGCGCTCGCGGCGGCCCACTACCGATCGAGCCTCGACATCACCGAGTCCACCTTCGACGAGGCCGAGGCCGCGGTCGGGCGCATCCGCGGCTTCCTCGAGCGGGCGCTGCGCCTCCTGCGCGACGCCACCCGCGACACCCGGGTGGACGCGGCGGTGCCGGACCGGTTCGCGGCGGCGCTCGACGACGACCTCGGCGTGCCGCAGGCGCTCGCGGTGCTGCACGAGACCGTGCGCGACGGCAACACCGCCCTCGACGCCGGTGACCGCGAGGCGGCGCTGCGCGCGTTCGCCGACGTCGCCGTGATGACAGGCATCCTCGGCATCGACCCTCTCGACCCGCACTGGCGGGCGACGGATGCCTCGGACCAGGCTCGCGCGCTCGACACGCTCGTGAAGACCATGATCGCGCAGCGCGCCGACGCGCGCGCTGCGAAGGACTGGGCCAGCGCCGACCGCATCCGCGACGCGATCGCGGCGGCAGGAATCGTGCTCGAGGACGGACCTCAGGGCACCCACTGGACACTCGGCTCGCAATAG
- the msrB gene encoding peptide-methionine (R)-S-oxide reductase MsrB, translating into MTYAVDKTDEQWRAELTPEQYAVLRQAGTERAWTGELLDEDRAGLYTCAACGAELFRSGTKFDSHCGWPSFYESIRPEAVELLEDDSHGMVRTEVRCANCGSHLGHVFPDGFGTPTGDRYCMNSLSLQFAPGDETPGEAAADPA; encoded by the coding sequence ATGACGTACGCCGTCGACAAGACCGACGAGCAGTGGCGCGCCGAGCTCACCCCCGAGCAGTACGCGGTGCTGCGGCAGGCGGGCACCGAGCGTGCCTGGACCGGTGAGCTGCTCGACGAGGACCGCGCGGGCCTGTACACGTGCGCCGCCTGCGGCGCGGAGCTCTTCCGCAGCGGCACGAAGTTCGACTCGCACTGCGGATGGCCGAGCTTCTACGAGTCGATCCGCCCCGAAGCCGTCGAACTGCTCGAGGACGACAGCCACGGAATGGTGCGCACCGAGGTGCGCTGCGCGAACTGCGGATCGCACCTGGGTCACGTGTTCCCCGACGGGTTCGGCACCCCGACCGGCGACCGCTACTGCATGAACTCGCTCTCGCTGCAGTTCGCCCCCGGCGACGAGACGCCCGGCGAGGCCGCGGCGGATCCGGCGTGA
- a CDS encoding nitroreductase family protein yields the protein MPHSASPPHAVDAPHGASGGVSPALEAVRSRRSWSKVTDEAPSHDQLLELVSAAGRVADHSSLRPWRLIELRGADRERLGRAIAKAEGEKDASTKPLRAPLLIAVVASYRKSGKVPRWEQEAVASGVAHTLSLLLDEAGWGVIWRTGHYTRSKAVAKAHGLEKNEELLGWLYVGGKPARERPGRRKPLDASKVLSRMPQPKKPRSA from the coding sequence ATGCCGCACTCCGCGTCGCCTCCGCACGCCGTCGACGCGCCGCACGGCGCCTCCGGTGGCGTGAGCCCCGCCCTCGAGGCGGTGCGCTCGCGGCGCTCGTGGTCCAAGGTCACCGACGAGGCGCCGAGTCACGACCAGCTGCTGGAGCTCGTGTCGGCCGCCGGACGCGTCGCCGACCACTCGTCGCTGCGACCCTGGCGGCTCATCGAGCTGCGGGGAGCCGACCGCGAGCGCCTCGGACGGGCGATCGCGAAGGCCGAGGGCGAGAAGGACGCGTCGACCAAGCCGCTGCGCGCGCCGCTGCTCATCGCAGTCGTCGCAAGCTACCGCAAGAGCGGCAAGGTGCCGCGCTGGGAGCAGGAGGCGGTGGCGTCGGGCGTCGCGCACACGCTGAGCCTGCTCCTCGACGAGGCCGGCTGGGGCGTCATCTGGCGCACCGGGCACTACACGCGCTCGAAGGCCGTCGCCAAGGCGCACGGGCTCGAGAAGAACGAAGAGCTGCTGGGCTGGCTCTACGTCGGCGGCAAGCCCGCGCGGGAGCGCCCGGGCCGGCGCAAGCCGCTCGACGCGAGCAAAGTGCTCTCACGGATGCCGCAGCCGAAGAAGCCCCGCAGCGCCTGA
- a CDS encoding NAD(P)-dependent oxidoreductase codes for MARIAVIGGTGYAGRHIVEEAVNRGHSVLAIARRIPSERFAGATYIEGSLTDVPDLLTQLQGADVVVSAVAPRGDMEGLVRPNLISLISLLPADVRVGVIGGAGGSLVAPGGERLVDQPSFTEEYKPEALEAIGILEDLQSGPADRDWFYIHPAGGFGGFNPGERTGTYRDGGDVLVTDENGDSFISGADFAIAVLDEIENPKHSRERFTVGY; via the coding sequence ATGGCACGCATCGCCGTCATCGGAGGGACCGGGTACGCCGGTCGTCACATCGTCGAAGAGGCGGTGAACCGAGGGCACAGCGTGCTCGCCATCGCGCGCCGCATCCCCAGCGAGCGGTTCGCGGGAGCGACCTACATCGAGGGCTCGCTCACCGATGTGCCCGACCTGCTGACGCAGCTGCAGGGCGCCGACGTCGTCGTCTCGGCGGTGGCCCCGCGCGGTGACATGGAGGGCCTGGTGCGCCCGAACCTCATCTCGCTCATCTCGCTGCTTCCCGCGGACGTGCGGGTCGGTGTGATCGGCGGGGCAGGCGGCAGTCTCGTCGCGCCGGGTGGCGAGCGGCTCGTCGATCAGCCGTCGTTCACCGAGGAGTACAAGCCCGAGGCCCTCGAGGCGATCGGGATCCTCGAGGATCTGCAGTCCGGGCCGGCCGACCGCGACTGGTTCTACATCCACCCCGCGGGCGGGTTCGGCGGGTTCAACCCGGGCGAGCGCACCGGGACCTACCGCGACGGCGGCGACGTCCTCGTGACCGACGAGAACGGCGACTCCTTCATCTCGGGCGCCGACTTCGCGATCGCGGTGCTCGACGAGATCGAGAACCCGAAGCACTCGCGCGAGCGCTTCACGGTCGGCTACTAG
- a CDS encoding cold-shock protein, with amino-acid sequence MTQGTVKWFNAEKGFGFITVADGQDVFVHYSNIDMTGFRVLEEGQTVEFTVGTGQKGPQAESVRVV; translated from the coding sequence ATGACGCAGGGCACCGTGAAGTGGTTCAACGCCGAGAAAGGGTTCGGCTTCATCACCGTCGCCGACGGCCAGGACGTGTTCGTCCACTACTCCAACATCGACATGACCGGGTTCCGCGTCCTCGAAGAGGGCCAGACCGTCGAGTTCACGGTCGGAACCGGGCAGAAGGGCCCGCAGGCCGAGTCCGTGCGCGTCGTCTGA
- a CDS encoding ABC transporter ATP-binding protein — MASVTFDNATRLYPGGTRPAVDKLNLEVADGEFLVLVGPSGCGKSTSLRMLAGLEEVNSGRILIGDRDVTDVPPKDRDIAMVFQNYALYPHMTVAENMGFALKIAGVGKEERAARVLEAAKLLDLEEYLTRKPKALSGGQRQRVAMGRAIVRQPQVFLMDEPLSNLDAKLRVQTRTQIASLQRRLGVTTVYVTHDQTEALTMGDRIAVLKDGLLQQVGTPRDLYEKPNNVFVAGFIGSPAMNLFPAHIAEGGVQFGDRVVGVDADTLGKAHGSEVTIGVRPEDIQVAPEDGKGLQVIVDLVEELGADGYLYGHTDVNGKRTDIVARVDGRRHPMAGDTVTLAPVPGHVHVFDLESGERLTDKAIASA, encoded by the coding sequence ATGGCGTCCGTCACGTTCGACAACGCAACCCGCCTGTACCCCGGGGGCACGCGCCCCGCCGTGGACAAGCTCAACCTCGAGGTCGCCGATGGCGAGTTCCTCGTGCTCGTCGGCCCGTCGGGCTGCGGCAAGTCCACGTCCCTGCGCATGCTGGCCGGCCTCGAAGAGGTCAACTCGGGCCGCATCCTTATCGGCGACCGCGACGTCACCGACGTCCCGCCGAAGGACCGCGACATCGCGATGGTCTTCCAGAACTACGCGCTCTACCCGCACATGACCGTCGCCGAGAACATGGGCTTCGCGCTCAAGATCGCCGGCGTCGGCAAGGAGGAGCGTGCCGCGCGCGTGCTCGAAGCTGCCAAGCTCCTCGACCTCGAGGAGTACCTCACCCGCAAGCCGAAGGCCCTCTCGGGTGGTCAGCGTCAGCGCGTCGCCATGGGCCGCGCGATCGTGCGCCAGCCGCAGGTGTTCCTCATGGACGAGCCGCTGTCGAACCTCGACGCCAAGCTCCGCGTCCAGACGCGCACCCAGATCGCCTCGCTGCAGCGCCGTCTGGGCGTCACCACGGTCTACGTCACGCACGACCAGACCGAGGCGCTCACCATGGGCGACCGCATCGCGGTCCTCAAGGACGGCCTCCTGCAGCAGGTCGGCACGCCGCGCGACCTGTACGAGAAGCCGAACAACGTCTTCGTCGCGGGATTCATCGGCTCGCCCGCGATGAACCTGTTCCCGGCGCACATCGCCGAGGGCGGTGTCCAGTTTGGCGACCGCGTGGTCGGCGTCGATGCCGACACGCTCGGCAAGGCGCACGGCTCCGAGGTCACCATCGGCGTTCGTCCCGAGGACATCCAGGTCGCTCCCGAGGACGGCAAGGGTCTGCAGGTCATCGTCGACCTCGTCGAGGAGCTCGGCGCGGACGGCTACCTGTACGGCCACACCGACGTCAACGGCAAGCGCACCGACATCGTCGCGCGCGTCGACGGACGCCGCCACCCGATGGCGGGCGACACGGTCACGCTGGCTCCGGTGCCCGGACACGTGCACGTGTTCGACCTCGAGTCCGGCGAGCGCCTCACCGACAAGGCGATCGCCTCGGCGTAA
- a CDS encoding DMT family transporter gives MGRVTAPRIPTALALGGAVAIGVMTAVQARINGQLGVRLDDGFVAAVISFGSGLAILLALSAALPVGRAGFGRLVEGVRHRRIPWWMLAGGAAGALTVATQGLAVGLIGVSLFTVGVVAGQTVSGLLLDRAGFGPAGVVAVTVPRLIGGALALIAVSLALAGDGLAGVPLWMALLPVLAGAGIAWQQATNGRLRQSVGTPLTATLVNFAGGTILLAIAAVLHVVLVGEPRALPADPWLYLGGAIGVVYIALGAAIVQYTGVLLLGLGAVVGQLCTSVLIDAVWPTPTGPGLAQELAMVTVALVSVVVAAVPWRRWRSR, from the coding sequence ATGGGACGGGTGACCGCCCCGCGCATTCCCACCGCCCTCGCCCTCGGCGGCGCGGTGGCGATCGGCGTGATGACGGCGGTGCAGGCCCGCATCAACGGCCAGCTGGGCGTGCGCCTGGACGACGGGTTCGTCGCCGCGGTGATCTCGTTCGGCTCGGGCCTGGCGATCCTCCTCGCCCTCTCCGCCGCGCTCCCGGTGGGTCGTGCCGGCTTCGGGCGCCTGGTCGAAGGCGTGCGGCACCGGAGGATTCCGTGGTGGATGCTGGCGGGCGGGGCGGCCGGTGCCCTCACCGTCGCCACGCAGGGCCTCGCGGTCGGGCTCATCGGCGTCTCGCTGTTCACCGTGGGCGTCGTGGCCGGCCAGACCGTCAGCGGCCTGCTGCTCGACCGCGCCGGGTTCGGCCCCGCCGGCGTCGTGGCGGTGACGGTCCCGCGGCTGATCGGCGGCGCGCTGGCGCTGATCGCGGTGAGCCTGGCCCTGGCGGGCGACGGGCTGGCGGGGGTGCCGCTGTGGATGGCGCTGCTGCCGGTGCTCGCCGGCGCCGGCATCGCGTGGCAGCAGGCGACGAACGGACGGCTTCGCCAGAGCGTGGGCACGCCCCTCACCGCGACGCTCGTCAACTTCGCCGGCGGCACGATCCTGCTGGCGATCGCCGCCGTCCTCCACGTCGTCCTCGTGGGCGAGCCGCGGGCTCTCCCGGCCGATCCGTGGCTGTACCTCGGTGGCGCGATCGGTGTCGTCTACATCGCGCTCGGTGCGGCGATCGTCCAGTACACCGGAGTCCTGCTGCTGGGTCTGGGAGCGGTCGTCGGCCAGCTGTGCACGTCGGTCCTGATCGACGCGGTGTGGCCGACGCCGACGGGTCCGGGGCTCGCCCAGGAGCTCGCGATGGTCACGGTCGCGCTGGTGTCGGTCGTGGTCGCCGCGGTGCCGTGGCGCCGCTGGCGGTCACGCTGA
- a CDS encoding DUF4032 domain-containing protein translates to MPDALSITASSVDPGLLSLPWSTPLAEWPSSHIVYLPKGISRHLVRFATLSGRVVAIKETTEAMARREYDMLGNLARLDAPCVERVAVIAGRTDASGEHLPAALVTAHLKFSLPYRALFTQVLRPDTATRLVDALAALLVRLHNVGFFWGDVSLSNTLFRRDAGAFAAYLVDAETGELHESGLTPGQRAHDLDVARTNIAGEIMDLEAGGRLEGGVDAIAIADGIVSSYHSLWAALTDSETFRADEAWRLTERVQRLNSLGFDIGEMSIQATTDGTRVSIQPKVVDAGHHQRRLLRLTGLDVEENQARRLLNDLDEFRARISRFEDEDMAAHEWLTRVFEPVVKAIPWDLRAKLEPAEVFHQLLEHRWYLSQGKGKSVPLAEALSSYIDDVLRHRRDEATLMGPATETVSLPVITGSGPIIDDEDDEIDWRDLV, encoded by the coding sequence GTGCCCGACGCCCTGAGCATCACCGCCAGCAGCGTGGATCCGGGTCTGCTGTCACTGCCGTGGTCGACACCCCTGGCCGAGTGGCCGTCGAGCCACATCGTCTACCTCCCCAAGGGCATCTCGCGGCATCTCGTGCGATTCGCGACGTTGTCGGGCCGTGTGGTCGCGATCAAGGAGACCACCGAGGCGATGGCTCGCCGCGAGTACGACATGCTCGGCAACCTCGCCCGCCTCGACGCCCCGTGCGTCGAGCGGGTCGCCGTGATCGCCGGGCGCACGGACGCCTCGGGCGAGCACCTCCCCGCCGCGCTGGTGACCGCGCACCTGAAGTTCTCGCTCCCCTACCGCGCGCTGTTCACGCAGGTGCTGCGCCCCGACACGGCGACCCGCCTGGTCGACGCGCTGGCGGCGCTCCTGGTGCGGCTGCACAACGTCGGCTTCTTCTGGGGCGACGTGTCGCTGTCGAACACGCTCTTCCGTCGCGATGCCGGCGCGTTCGCCGCCTACCTCGTCGATGCCGAGACCGGCGAGCTGCACGAGAGCGGGCTCACCCCCGGGCAGCGCGCGCACGACCTCGACGTCGCCCGGACGAACATCGCCGGCGAGATCATGGACCTCGAGGCCGGCGGCCGCCTCGAGGGCGGCGTCGACGCCATCGCGATCGCCGATGGGATCGTCTCGTCGTACCACTCGCTGTGGGCGGCGCTTACCGACAGCGAGACCTTCCGCGCCGACGAGGCGTGGCGACTCACCGAGCGCGTCCAGCGCCTCAACTCGCTGGGCTTCGACATCGGCGAGATGTCGATCCAGGCGACCACCGACGGCACGAGGGTCTCGATCCAGCCGAAGGTCGTCGACGCCGGGCACCACCAGCGGCGGCTGCTGCGGCTGACCGGTCTCGATGTCGAAGAGAACCAGGCCCGTCGCCTGCTGAACGACCTCGACGAGTTCCGGGCGCGCATCTCGCGCTTCGAAGACGAGGACATGGCCGCCCACGAGTGGCTGACGCGCGTCTTCGAGCCCGTCGTGAAGGCGATCCCGTGGGACCTTCGTGCCAAGCTCGAGCCCGCCGAGGTCTTCCACCAGCTGCTGGAGCACCGCTGGTACCTCTCGCAGGGCAAGGGCAAGTCCGTGCCGCTGGCCGAGGCCCTGTCGAGCTACATCGACGACGTGCTGCGCCACCGCCGCGACGAGGCGACGCTGATGGGCCCGGCGACCGAGACGGTGTCGCTGCCGGTGATCACCGGCAGCGGCCCGATCATCGACGACGAGGACGACGAGATCGACTGGCGCGACCTCGTCTGA
- a CDS encoding DsbA family protein translates to MSSDESQNAAASERRDAVREKAQQVQARQSRARLVRRTTLGAAVVAVVAVIAVVVTWTVSSSASKPMMSPENVVDDGFMVTGVTGVGITSGTSEANGSVQGGQTPATTAEPAEATPTPTPTPTDTPAVEIRVYVDYLSTGSRDFQVANAKQLTEWVNEDAATLTYYPVAMLTAKSNGTKYSLRAAAAAACVAQYAPDYFFAFNQALLTQQPAVDSDGYSDSELAALAIATGLDGAKVVRSCIEEQSYASWAKLATERALQELPDTDGMALTGTPMVLVNGTQYVGKLDDPKEFAQFVLTVASDAYYKATPTPTPTVAP, encoded by the coding sequence ATGTCGAGCGACGAGTCACAGAACGCCGCTGCCAGCGAGCGCCGCGACGCCGTGCGCGAGAAGGCGCAGCAGGTGCAGGCACGTCAGTCGCGTGCCCGCCTGGTCCGTCGCACCACTCTGGGCGCCGCGGTCGTCGCGGTCGTCGCCGTCATCGCCGTCGTCGTCACCTGGACGGTGTCCTCGAGCGCATCGAAGCCCATGATGAGCCCCGAGAACGTCGTCGATGACGGCTTCATGGTCACCGGTGTCACCGGCGTCGGCATCACCTCCGGAACGAGCGAGGCCAACGGCTCCGTGCAGGGCGGCCAGACCCCCGCGACGACCGCCGAGCCGGCCGAGGCCACGCCCACGCCCACGCCGACCCCCACCGACACCCCGGCCGTCGAAATCCGCGTCTACGTCGACTACCTCTCGACCGGCTCGCGCGACTTCCAGGTCGCCAACGCGAAGCAGCTCACCGAGTGGGTCAACGAGGACGCGGCGACGCTGACGTACTACCCGGTGGCGATGCTGACCGCCAAGTCCAACGGCACGAAGTACTCGCTCCGCGCGGCGGCCGCGGCCGCCTGCGTGGCGCAGTATGCTCCCGACTATTTCTTCGCGTTCAACCAGGCGCTGCTGACGCAGCAGCCTGCGGTGGACTCCGACGGCTACAGCGACAGCGAGCTCGCCGCCCTGGCGATCGCGACGGGCCTGGACGGTGCCAAGGTCGTGCGGTCGTGCATCGAGGAGCAGTCGTACGCCTCGTGGGCCAAGCTCGCGACGGAGCGCGCCCTGCAGGAGCTGCCCGACACCGACGGCATGGCGCTCACCGGCACGCCGATGGTGCTGGTCAACGGCACCCAGTACGTCGGAAAGCTCGACGACCCCAAGGAGTTCGCGCAGTTCGTGCTCACGGTCGCCAGCGACGCCTACTACAAGGCGACCCCGACGCCGACGCCCACCGTCGCCCCCTGA
- a CDS encoding LytR C-terminal domain-containing protein: MPRSTFPRDRFDDLPDTDRVGAHRAENPRMRGWVVLLWAALATIVLIAIGIFGTLLASGRIDLAPTPTPTVAPEPEVTPVVDTSYQVQILNATPEEGLATQTKDIIVGAGWAPDSVLASGAGSQDFPETTVFYLLPEDEAAAAGLAGVIGGAAIEQSEAYQPATPDVRQLTVVIGLDRTAAGQAPEPTP, encoded by the coding sequence GTGCCGAGATCGACCTTTCCCCGGGATCGCTTCGACGACCTCCCCGACACGGACAGGGTCGGCGCGCACCGCGCGGAGAACCCCCGCATGCGCGGATGGGTCGTCCTGCTGTGGGCGGCTCTGGCGACCATCGTCCTGATCGCGATCGGCATCTTCGGCACTCTGCTCGCCTCGGGTCGCATCGACCTCGCCCCCACGCCGACGCCGACCGTCGCCCCCGAACCGGAGGTGACTCCCGTCGTCGACACCAGCTACCAGGTGCAGATCCTCAACGCGACCCCCGAGGAGGGGCTCGCGACGCAGACGAAGGACATCATCGTCGGCGCCGGGTGGGCGCCCGACAGCGTGCTCGCCAGCGGCGCCGGCTCGCAGGACTTCCCCGAGACGACGGTGTTCTACCTCCTCCCCGAGGATGAGGCGGCCGCCGCGGGGCTTGCCGGCGTCATCGGCGGCGCGGCCATCGAGCAGAGCGAGGCGTACCAGCCGGCGACACCCGACGTGAGGCAGCTGACCGTGGTGATCGGCCTCGACCGGACGGCCGCGGGCCAGGCCCCCGAACCCACTCCCTAG
- the rlmB gene encoding 23S rRNA (guanosine(2251)-2'-O)-methyltransferase RlmB translates to MVKPGRPGAAKGKKGPSKGTGGKNKRSLEGRGPTPKAEDRAWHPAGKRKAAAERYAAAGGKGKPTGAGQNRTSRAKKDDDTETVTGRNSVLEALRAKIPATAFYIAQRVEMDDRVKEMLSIATHREIPVLEVTRPELDRMAGFDGVHQGVALKVPPYEYAHPQDLLEEIIADDLVPLLVALDGVTDPRNLGAIIRSTAAFGGQGVIVPQRRSASVNSAAWKTSAGAAARIPVAIAPNLTTTLKEFKKQGVFVLGLDGGGDVSLPSLELADRPVVIVVGSEGKGLSRLVTETCDQIVSIPISAATESLNAGIAASVALYQVSTMRSGR, encoded by the coding sequence ATGGTCAAGCCAGGACGCCCCGGCGCCGCGAAGGGCAAGAAGGGCCCCAGCAAGGGCACGGGCGGCAAGAACAAGCGCTCGCTCGAGGGACGCGGGCCGACCCCGAAGGCGGAGGACCGCGCGTGGCACCCCGCCGGCAAGCGCAAGGCCGCCGCCGAGAGGTACGCCGCGGCGGGCGGCAAGGGCAAGCCGACGGGGGCCGGTCAGAACCGCACGTCCCGCGCGAAGAAGGACGACGACACCGAGACGGTGACCGGGCGCAACTCGGTGCTCGAGGCGCTGCGGGCGAAGATCCCGGCGACGGCGTTCTACATCGCGCAGCGCGTCGAGATGGACGACCGCGTGAAAGAGATGCTGTCGATCGCCACGCACCGCGAGATCCCGGTGCTCGAGGTCACGCGTCCCGAGCTCGACCGCATGGCCGGTTTCGACGGCGTGCACCAGGGCGTCGCGCTGAAGGTGCCCCCGTACGAGTACGCCCACCCGCAGGATCTGCTCGAAGAGATCATCGCCGACGACCTCGTGCCGCTCCTGGTCGCGCTGGACGGGGTCACCGACCCCCGCAACCTCGGCGCGATCATCCGCTCGACCGCCGCGTTCGGCGGGCAGGGCGTGATCGTGCCGCAGCGGCGCTCTGCCAGCGTCAACTCCGCAGCCTGGAAGACGAGCGCAGGCGCGGCGGCGCGCATCCCCGTGGCGATCGCGCCCAACCTCACCACGACGCTCAAGGAGTTCAAGAAGCAGGGCGTGTTCGTCCTGGGACTCGACGGGGGCGGCGACGTGTCGCTGCCGTCGCTCGAGCTCGCAGACCGCCCCGTCGTGATCGTGGTCGGATCCGAGGGCAAGGGCCTCTCGCGCCTGGTGACCGAGACGTGCGACCAGATCGTGTCGATCCCGATCTCGGCCGCCACGGAGTCGCTGAACGCCGGGATCGCGGCATCCGTCGCCCTCTATCAGGTGTCGACGATGCGCTCCGGCCGCTGA
- a CDS encoding DUF2332 domain-containing protein, which translates to MRETDAAATVESVTQRYARFAREEAPDRSALYEEWARGVAAEPAVAGILARIPADRRQPPLVFAVTRMLGAPEGRFEEWADWLGAHADEVVAEASGRRLQTNEPQRCAALLPALATVDGPIALLEIGASAGLCLFPDRYSYRFRDQGAVTALDPEDGPSAVVLECEVSGDPPLRMPDIVWRAGIDLAPLDARAEEDRRFLTSLVWPGESGRVVRIEAALDVVAADPPLLYAGDATDPEVLRQASARAPHDATLVVTTPGVLPHIPRAGRERLIRTLRTLDAVWITIDPPALHEAGRGREGRPPVDGAAWGGFVLARDAEPLAAVDPLGAFVHWRAWRTEGTDAAG; encoded by the coding sequence ATGCGCGAGACGGATGCCGCGGCGACGGTCGAATCGGTGACCCAGCGGTACGCCCGCTTCGCGCGTGAGGAGGCGCCGGACCGCTCCGCGCTGTACGAGGAGTGGGCACGAGGGGTCGCCGCGGAGCCCGCGGTCGCGGGGATCCTCGCCCGCATCCCCGCCGATCGCCGCCAGCCTCCGCTCGTGTTCGCGGTGACCCGCATGCTGGGCGCCCCCGAGGGCCGGTTCGAGGAGTGGGCGGACTGGCTCGGCGCGCACGCCGACGAGGTGGTGGCCGAGGCATCCGGCCGTCGCCTGCAGACCAACGAACCCCAGCGCTGCGCGGCGCTGCTGCCGGCGCTCGCCACCGTGGACGGACCGATCGCGCTGCTCGAGATCGGCGCGAGCGCCGGTCTGTGCCTCTTCCCCGACCGGTACTCATACCGCTTCCGGGATCAGGGCGCCGTGACCGCGCTCGACCCCGAGGACGGGCCGTCGGCGGTGGTGCTCGAATGCGAGGTCTCGGGGGATCCGCCGCTGCGCATGCCCGACATCGTGTGGCGGGCCGGCATCGATCTGGCACCGCTGGACGCCCGCGCGGAGGAGGACCGGCGGTTCCTCACCAGCCTGGTGTGGCCGGGGGAGTCAGGGCGCGTCGTACGCATCGAGGCGGCGCTCGACGTGGTGGCCGCGGACCCCCCGCTGCTGTACGCCGGGGACGCCACCGACCCCGAGGTGCTGCGGCAGGCGTCGGCGCGGGCACCGCATGACGCCACGCTGGTCGTGACCACGCCGGGAGTGCTGCCGCACATCCCGCGTGCCGGTCGCGAGCGGCTGATCCGCACCCTCCGCACCCTCGACGCCGTATGGATCACGATCGACCCCCCGGCGCTGCACGAAGCCGGGAGGGGGCGTGAGGGGAGGCCGCCCGTCGACGGCGCCGCGTGGGGCGGCTTCGTGCTCGCTCGCGACGCCGAACCGCTCGCCGCGGTCGACCCGCTCGGCGCGTTCGTGCATTGGCGCGCGTGGCGCACCGAGGGGACGGATGCCGCGGGCTAG
- a CDS encoding DUF3263 domain-containing protein produces the protein MPLTDRDRALLDFEAEWRRHAGAKEEAIRADLGMSPARYYQLLGRLIDTAEAQGHDPMLVKRLRRLRDERLRERAGRAADAR, from the coding sequence GTGCCCCTGACCGACCGCGATCGCGCCCTCCTCGACTTCGAGGCCGAGTGGCGTCGCCACGCGGGGGCCAAGGAGGAGGCCATCCGCGCCGACCTCGGCATGTCGCCGGCCCGGTACTACCAGCTGCTCGGACGCCTCATCGACACGGCCGAGGCTCAGGGGCACGACCCCATGCTCGTCAAGCGGCTGCGACGCCTGCGCGACGAGCGGCTGCGCGAGCGCGCGGGCCGCGCCGCCGACGCGCGCTGA